The Pseudomonadota bacterium region CTGCTCGATCTGGCAACAGCCGCTGAGATCGACCATGTAGCCGAGGAGTTCGTCCCGGCCGGGCCTTTCTTCGTCCTAAACATGGCGAACGGAAACCCGATTATCCACGAGACCAACACGATCCAGATGGAGGAGGGAGCCGCCTACAAACCTGCCCCGATCCTGCTCTCCGTCCAGACTTGGAACACAAAGAAACCAGGCGCCAAAATGGAAGTCGATGATGCTATCCGGAATATTGTGCGTGACCGCCTTCTGGGCATCATCTTTTCCCAGTCCTTCGATGTTGTAGACAGGGGGATAGGCACGATCGAAGACCTGAATTTTGGCGCTCAGATAGCTTTTGCCTTCCGTAAGGGACCGATGGACTTCATGCGGGAACTCGGCGAGGCGGAAGTAAGCAGGATCATGAAAAAATTGGAGATGGACCGCCCGGGTTTCCCGGCGGCAAAGAAGCCTTATGAAGAGTACCAAAGGTTCAACCGGTATTTACTGGTCGATGATATCGATGGTGTTAAGATTGTCACTATCCGCCGTCCACAGGCAATGAATGCTATCAGCGATCAGGTAAATGACGAAATTATGAGTGTTTTAAAAGAATATAAAGATGACGCAAAAACAAAAGGTTTTGTCCTTACCGGATACGGCACAGCAGCATTCTCAGCCGGTGCAGACATCGGCAGATTTCCCCAGCTACTCGGCAATAAGGAGGCATCGGCCGATTATGCCCGTGGCCGTGCAAATGTACAATTGTTTATTGATCAAATGGAAAAACCAGTAGTTGCTGCTATCAATGGTTTAGTAATGGGTGGAGGTTTAGAGATTGCAATCCGTTGCCACAGTATAGTAGCTACTACCAATGCCAGATTCCAGTTTCCTGAGATTACCCTTGGTATTTTACCTGGCATCGGTGGATGCATTGTTCCATATCGAAAGTGGCCGAAAGGAGTAAGGGTTTTTCATGAAATGCTTTGCCTGGCCAGACCTGTAAATGCAAAAGAGGCAGCAGATATTGGGATGGTGAGCAAAGTTACAGATAGTTATTATGAGATGATCCAGGAAGCGGTAAGGGAGGTTAAAAACCTCCAAGGGAAAATAAAACGAATCCCGGATGGAAAGGTAGAAATCCCTGGGATAGAGATTCCAGAAGTACCAATGGCTGGTAAGTTACCCTTAAGTAAGGAAGCCGTCTCCATTGTTATTAAAACAATTGAGGATGGAGTAAAAACCTACCGGTTTGTAGATGCTCTGGAAATTGGATATCAGGGGTTTGGTGAAACTGCATGCACCGAGGCTGCGAAAGAAGGTATTTCTGCTTTTCTCGAAAGAAGACAACCAGTCTATAAAAAATAATTAAGTATATGAAACTTGATAGCCCGATTGGGTATGGGGGAGAAAGGAGGAAACAAAATTGGTAGGTATTACTTCATATGGTGCTTATGTTCCATGTTTGGCCTTCAAGAATAGGTTCTTATCAAGAGGGAATATATGCCTGATACAATTTTAGTAATTGGTGGAGGTGTTGCGGGAATTCATGTGGCATTAAATGCTGCGGAGTACGGTTGCAAGGTGTATCTCCTTGACGATACAGCAAGCATTGGTGGAATGATGGC contains the following coding sequences:
- a CDS encoding enoyl-CoA hydratase-related protein, which codes for MDSKKKLYVSVSNPLLLKPERPLPKEVAIVGAGTIGPDIGYYLKTALPETKLFLVDIIDEPLKKAEKRLLGYTAKSVERGKVKEDLAKKIHDNIIYTTDYGVIKNADFVIEAATENIPLKQKIFAQIEELVSENTIITSNTSSIPADRIFLKMKKPERATVTHFFAPAWRSLAVEVISWEKADPKVVDYLMWMFAATGKAPVMTGNAICFLLDRPWDNWCNEAAYLLDLATAAEIDHVAEEFVPAGPFFVLNMANGNPIIHETNTIQMEEGAAYKPAPILLSVQTWNTKKPGAKMEVDDAIRNIVRDRLLGIIFSQSFDVVDRGIGTIEDLNFGAQIAFAFRKGPMDFMRELGEAEVSRIMKKLEMDRPGFPAAKKPYEEYQRFNRYLLVDDIDGVKIVTIRRPQAMNAISDQVNDEIMSVLKEYKDDAKTKGFVLTGYGTAAFSAGADIGRFPQLLGNKEASADYARGRANVQLFIDQMEKPVVAAINGLVMGGGLEIAIRCHSIVATTNARFQFPEITLGILPGIGGCIVPYRKWPKGVRVFHEMLCLARPVNAKEAADIGMVSKVTDSYYEMIQEAVREVKNLQGKIKRIPDGKVEIPGIEIPEVPMAGKLPLSKEAVSIVIKTIEDGVKTYRFVDALEIGYQGFGETACTEAAKEGISAFLERRQPVYKK